CCTCTTTATAGCtgcatacacaaaaaaatatacttataaacataaaataaacatctaGTAATAcgtcataattaattaaaatgagaAACAagtattatatcaaattatatttatgtttaagtgAGGGTATACTTTTTTGTGTCGTGACTTGTGGGTAATGTTATCCATATTATGCCACtcattaaaattagtttaagctttgcagaatattataatgttatttttatttgtattattttgtgaatTCACCTTTTTTTTGCAGCTGCTCAGCATAGACATAATTGAAACACAGACAGCCTGAACAGTTAATGCTGGTGACCATTCATCAGAAAGAATAGATAAACATATATGGCCATTACTATATACTTGTGGATGGACTGGAATGTTATCGCCTACaaatataaccttaaaaaaatacatatataaataaattaactacctattaaaatatattataaattgtttacttcAGGTGCCTCAAAAGGATATACTCCATCAAATTTGAATTGTAGTTGAAACTTTTCGCCATCAAATAAAGTACCTTTCGCACCTTTCATATATACAATccaactaaaatgtataattaaacattagatagcaatacaatatttttgatattctaggtataaaatattattaaattaatatacatgaaCACTTGTTTTAGTAGAaccaatttaatttgataaaaatatactcGCTTAAAGTtgtaatactttataaaaatggtCATATTCAAatgatagttttattattagaaaatccaagtttaaattttttaaataactgcatttaaaagttttttttaactttttatttgattaaataacTTTCTTTGGAATATGTCTTTAACTTGTCTGATGCTGATCtatattttgagaaaatataggtactcgcttctaaaatattagattcttaactatattaaataacttatataatcaAAATGGTTAGAATTTTAGAGTATTTATATCTGAATTTCGGTTGTAGAACtagcattaaatatattatatatcaatattagaTCTACATAATAGCCATAAGatctaaacaaaattgtatattataatacaacaaaaaacataattaacaccaattcattttaaaattaaaataagtatctaagtaggtatctaacttgaaattttaatatataacacaGTAAAACTTCGGTAAGACGGAAACCTTGGTAATATGGACAATTTATTTAGTCCCAATtcaaatacacaataatgaATGTGAAACCCGTCAAGTCGGAAAAATTGGACGGTCCTAATATTGATTCCGTCTTAGCGAAGTTttaccgtaataatatattttcgggCATACTAATAGAGTGAAACAGTTCGAGAACATTCCCGGAGACGCGGAGGTGGCAACACAGTATGTTTTGCACGGCAAGATTGTTTGAGAATATTCGAAACTATTGACGCGCACTAACCACAATATCATCACAGGACACAGATTACATACAATTTCAACATTTATGCACAGATATGTACAAATTGTACATACCTATCTGtgaatttatgttattatgGTTATTGATTAAACACACAAGTAATGATTACTAtttttactaacattttaagattttgttCGGTTTGTTCGGCATCTACGGACATTCCTTCAGGCGGCTCATTAACAAAGGATCTTAATTCTTTTACAAGTCGTCTCTatgtaaaaacgaaaaatgataataattattttatacaataaagttttaattttaacaatgtataatatggagataggtaggtacatacttcAGATGGATATCTCGACATGATCTCCCGACGATTTTCCACGGTAAAatagtaaatcaattttatcttatagtattaatattatcgtgttGTTTGATCAACgagaatttagaaattaatatttaatacctatagaaTACGTCGTAATATCGTCTTAGAACAATGTAGAAGTGACAGTCATCACAACACAACTGTCCACCACGATTCAAGATAGTACtatcacagattatataatCAGTGGTGATATCATAGACCTTATCCTGAATACTAGAATAAGCCCGGTTTATTAGATATATCTACAACTGTGAGAATAAGACAAAGATTTCTATAGTGTAGTAATTGTGTAGTCTACAAAGTCTGCGGAATAAGGAGCCCAAAGTCGTACGGGCCGCATGAAAAAAGTCCCGAAATGAGCGCGGTTAAACAGCTGCGTACGCTAAGGTTGCTTCTTTAACACGCGTAATATtggcaaaacaaattaatactgggagcgctgtcgacgcctatcgTACTGATGTTTAGGCGGGTTCCCCCGAGTTGGAAGTAGTTGTCCGAGAAATGATAAGGAAGATTATACCACAAAGTATACCAGCATACACTAGTGACACCAATGCGAAAATTATTTACAGTGATGCCCGCGTTGCCGCTCGCTACGCTGcgctcggacaaaaaaaaaacggaaatatCCCCCGACTTGTTGTGCAACACCACCACAAGTTGGTCGCAGGTTCCCCCCTACGTGGAGTCGGGACCCGAGTCGGGAGACTGTATTTATTTTCCCTGCATttcgtatacattttttcttaagtgatgtttatttaaatgtatttgataatattcgtagaaattgtacttaccaactTATACAGTTcgctataaaagcgtataaagtttcgatagcaaaataaatttattataaaaagtaaaataaccaatataaaacgtttatccccccccccccaaccaaaTTCCTTATTCCGCTACTGCAATACATTCCTAATCCgaaggtacaaattgtttccacCAGGCACCAGAGCACGTATCGTTAGCTTGTTTTACCAATAggaattattcatgtttttttcgaaaatatatgcattattttgaacCATGACCCTCTTTCGATTGTATAGCTTGTACGATTACGCAGTTAAACATGTGCATatgtgtatatttcataaatattatttttatttttgtgtaaatacttaaattatacaatcCATTAACGCTatatctagttattttataggGATCCAGTGGCGGATTTTTTTGGGGGGGCCCAATGtctttttccaaattttagactctaaagaaaaaaaatggccCAATTTATTAACCCAGATGTTAGGCCAATGGGGGATCAGTCCCATCTGTCCCCCTTAAATCCACCACTGTATATATCTGTGTTCATAGCAAGTCTGATACTATTTGATACaccgtataatatgtacaggacttaaattcaaaataaatatattgtttttacgtTTTTGGATATTAATTAAACGTTATACAATGTtaatgtttatcgttattctCAGGGGCATCCTCGTAAGGTGGACTAACTTACATAGTAATTATTGGtcaattttagaatttatattttatattaaattatatgacattttttttatatgaaatttcatattatCGTGTTATAGAATTTATGGTATTTTTTTGCTAATACTTGATAGTTGACTAGTACAactatgaaacatattatttagtatcttatattaaatttacaaaatttacaatttaaacataattgcATGTTTAAAcacagtacctatttataaaattaatgaatatactACAACCATgggcgtgcgcagactttttTTTCGCAGGgtatgtaggtattttttaacatacctacctagctcaatacaaaaaataactccctaaaaacttttaatatacaaataactcGCCTTATGTTGGAAAAGAAATTAGCTAAAATTATTTAgcttatatatttgttttagatattttaatttgaaaagtttgTTTTGTGATCCAATAAAGTATAACAGCATAAACACCTAGAAACATTTGATGAGTTATATGATGAATTTGTGAATtcaaaaaaacttgaaaacatATCTCCAAACATAACGTGTGGACATTTTGATATTAACCCAGACTTAACACACAGCAAAAAAgtgaattaatacaattaataaataaatataaaaatattttttcacaatctAAGTGAGATCTAGGTGAAGTAGACACGGAGCCTATTGAAATCAAATTATcggtaaggttggtacggtaggttgattttacgattgttttaacggttgttacggtaggtagcaaacaccTACTTACGTTTGTTAAGATTCATAGAACTCATTCTAcccagtaataaaaaaaatatcaaaacatgagtattttgtatagatttatattatccaatattattttaaaaaataggtaccaAAACATAAAGGtaaccaaattatttttgaattgtatatGGAATTaggctacctacctataatttattcatgGGATGTATTAAAACACACCCAGAAACCGGATATCTGGCACTCTCGCAGAGTGAGTTTTCAAACtagtttttattcaaaatctggCAGAAGACAGTCACtatttcttatatttaatagtatcaCCAAAAAACCAAGTAAATACTGAAGACCAaattaccaataataaatataacagttaaattaaattataaatcagaataaaatcaatttgttCTTTAAATGTTAAGAGCGATCATTTTCGGTCAGACTCTCACCTCAGAGAGTCGCTCATGCACTATTCGTATTATTTCCTATGAGCGTCTGTGCGCGT
This genomic window from Metopolophium dirhodum isolate CAU chromosome 1, ASM1992520v1, whole genome shotgun sequence contains:
- the LOC132935062 gene encoding ubiquitin-conjugating enzyme E2 W-like, whose product is MSRYPSERRLVKELRSFVNEPPEGMSVDAEQTEQNLKIWIVYMKGAKGTLFDGEKFQLQFKFDGVYPFEAPEVIFVGDNIPVHPQVYSNGHICLSILSDEWSPALTVQAVCVSIMSMLSSCKKKERPEDDRKYVLTLGNKSPKSTKLDFSRKEL